The following are from one region of the Scyliorhinus canicula chromosome 26, sScyCan1.1, whole genome shotgun sequence genome:
- the LOC119957287 gene encoding uncharacterized protein LOC119957287, whose translation MSDSWESAESGWFAQVWTRGVGATPSVRNMDRPPSPPQGTSDELQSRGGALDVAMKPPELLPATMDAQVPPWQPTLPMPAVAWMGNVHPSASAACWEAAVGQETGTAASSEVRREGSISHHVQQEGDDVGIFQSDRLQRQTSPPAAGAQQEPSGTLGSGEGPCHPSLPSHDGEAAGVKPVQNYYQAVPSHWFYCKEEEAKPVWTPFSKMDSDTLETRHCSGKDWCPGRHPACQSPASVGERCRNLETE comes from the exons ATGAGTGATTCCTGGGAGAGTGCCGAATCGGGCTGGTTTGCACAAGTGTGGACCAG gGGGGTGGGTGCAACTCCTTCAGTGAGAAACATGGACaggccaccctctccccctcaaggCACCAGCGATGAACTGCAAAGTAGAGGTGGAGCTCTGGATGTCGCTATGAAGCCGCCGGAATTGTTGCCGGCGACGATGGACGCCCAGGTGCCACCTTGGCAGCCAACGCTCCCCATGCCCGCTGTCGCCTGGATGGGAAACGTTCACCCATCCGCCAGTGCCGCCTGCTGGGAGGCAGCGGTAGGGCAGGAGACTGGCACGGCGGCCAGCAGCGAGGTCCGGAGAGAGGGCAGCATATCCCACCACGTGCAGCAGGAGGGCGACGACGTTGGCATCTTCCAGTCTGACCGCCTGCAGCGGCAAACCAGTCCCCCGGCCGCTGGGGCCCagcag GAACCCTCAGGAACGCTGGGCTCCGGAGAAGGCCCGTGCCATCCCTCGCTGCCGAGCCACGATGGCGAGGCTGCTGGGGTGAAACCCGTGCAGAACTACTACCAGGCTGTGCCGTCTCACTGGTTCTATtgcaaggaggaggaggccaaACCCGTGTGGACCCCCTTCAGTAAAATGGACTCGGACACGCTGGAGACTCGGCATTGCTCTGGTAAGGACTGGTGTCCAGGCCGGCACCCTGCTTGCCAATCCCCAGCTTCGGTGGGAGAACGCTGCCGGAACTTGGAGACAGAGTAA
- the LOC119957433 gene encoding matrix metalloproteinase-21-like, which translates to MPSVCRETASPSARTTLAGLPIIVWTLCTAATAERVFHSRDRSDIRVAHQATPIRAQHSAQKFLARYGWTKPVNWEDTSYQDAATATDEDPAPPDLMSLIHEDLQVSKQIDPSTSQDTESSAFIQALKSFQATNGLAVTGSLDPATREAMNTPRCGVPDQKSNPHLQSSHNATLAANGTDGKANQTHTVEVNATRGGLVRRKRFLHHHLFHGRRSRGRRREFADGSISGLAFRKRKLKWRLLSEGYSSQLSVPEQRDAIRLAFRLWSEVTPIDFEEDRRSSPSGMDITLAFGTGRHLGCPQTFDGAGQEVAHSWQSGTIHFDDDEHFTAPNSNQGISLLRVAVHEVGHVLGLPHIYGRGSIMQPNYSAAGRGTELVRTDRKAIQQLYGVCEGPFDTVFDWVRRERGPDGRLVMGFNTYFFRDSWYWMYENRNNRTRYGDPLAICSGWRGIPTAGIDAFVHVCTWSRDTAYFFKGTQYWRYDSVNDRAYTEDPRGVRYPKLISSGFPGMSGPIDAAFFDRRDQCIYFFQEGTVTAFNVNANTRMPGYPKRIVTVFPPLIPGDHPISNLDAVYYSYTHRSTFFVKGLYYWRVVNQRDRVTNPGVPHNALQPKRKVSEHWLDICNVHLSTMT; encoded by the exons ATGCCATCCGTGTGCCGAGAGACAGCCAGTCCTTCAGCTAGGACCACCCTTGCTGGCTTGCCCATCATCGTCTGGACCCTCTGCACTGCGGCCACAGCAGAGAGGGTCTTTCACTCCCGAGATCGCTCTGATATCAGAGTGGCTCACCAAGCTACCCCCATCAGGGCTCAGCATTCAGCACAG AAATTCCTGGCCCGGTATGGATGGACAAAGCCTGTAAATTGGGAAGACACCTCGTACCAAGATGCAGCAACAGCCACTGATGAAGATCCGGCCCCCCCAGACTTGATGAGTCTCATCCATGAAGACTTGCAAGTCTCAAAGCAGATAGATCCTTCAACAAGCCAAGACACGGAAAGTTCAGCTTTTATCCAGGCATTGAAATCATTCCAGGCAACTAACGGGCTGGCAGTGACTGGTTCCCTTGACCCGGCCACGAGGGAGGCAATGAACACCCCCAGATGTGGGGTGCCGGATCAGAAATCCAATCCTCACCTTCAGTCGTCCCACAATGCAACGCTGGCCGCGAACGGCACCGACGGAAAGGCCAACCAGACACACACGGTTGAAGTGAACGCGACGAGAGGCGGTCTTGTGCGCAGGAAGCGATTTTTGCACCACCACCTCTTCCACGGTCGGAGgtcaagagggaggaggagggaatttGCAGATGGCAGTATCTCCGGCCTGGCCTTCAGGAAACGCAAACTCAAGTGGCGTTTGCTCAGCGAGGGCTACAGCTCCCAGCTGTCCGTTCCCGAGCAGAGAGACGCAATTCGACTCGCTTTCAGACTTTGGAGTGAGGTCACACCAATAGACTTCGAAGAGGATCGGAGGTCGTCACCCTCAGGCATGGATATCACACTGGCGTTCGGAACAG GGCGTCACTTAGGCTGTCCACAGACGTTCGATGGAGCTGGACAGGAAGTGGCACACTCCTGGCAGAGTGGAACCATTCACTTTGATGACGACGAACATTTCACAGCACCCAACAGTAACCAGGGAATAAGCCTACTGAGG GTGGCCGTGCACGAGGTAGGGCACGTCCTGGGCTTGCCCCATATATACGGCAGAGGGTCAATAATGCAGCCCAACTACAGTGCAGCGGGCCGAGGAACAGAGCTGGTCAGGACTGATCGCAAAGCTATTCAGCAGCTGTACG GGGTCTGCGAGGGCCCATTTGACACGGTCTTCGATTGGGTGCGACGAGAGCGGGGTCCGGACGGCAGGCTGGTCATGGGTTTCAACACTTACTTCTTCCGAGACAGCTGGTACTGGATGTATGAGAACCGTAACAACCGCACCCGTTACGGGGACCCCCTGGCGATCTGCAGCGGCTGGCGCGGTATACCCACGGCAGGAATCGACGCCTTTGTCCACGTCTGCACCTGGTCCAGAGACACCGCTTACTTCTTCAAAG GAACTCAGTACTGGAGATATGACAGTGTCAATGATCGTGCATACACAGAGGATCCACGTGGTGTCAGATACCCCAAGCTCATCTCCAGTGGGTTCCCGGGGATGTCTGGCCCTATCGATGCTGCCTTCTTTGACAGACGGGACCAGTGTATCTACTTCTTCCAGGAAGGCACG GTGACAGCATTTAACGTCAACGCCAACACGAGGATGCCTGGATATCCCAAGAGGATTGTCACTGTCTTCCCACCTCTGATCCCAGGTGACCATCCAATCAGCAACCTGGATGCGGTCTACTACTCCTATACCCACAGAAGCACCTTCTTCGTCAAAGGGCTCTACTACTGGAGGGTGGTCAACCAGCGTGACAGGGTGACCAACCCTGGTGTG